In Epilithonimonas zeae, a single window of DNA contains:
- the sov gene encoding T9SS outer membrane translocon Sov/SprA, with protein MKKNIYLYKLTLLFLFFVGFTNIAAQEKPADTLVTGRKEFSLGDPIRYDAFYDIKTGMYYLYPKIGNSVVGSPIAMTFEEYKNYVMESNLRTYYEEKSLLNDLGRRKDQTDAKKKGLIPAITIKNKMFENIFGSNKIELIPQGFASFDLGGLYQKIDNPLILPQNRTSFAINIQQRIQLGITGKVGENLQLKANYDTQSGFAFENRMNMVWQAKGSWKDLQSKGLNEKGQDPEDKIIKRVEVGNISMPLSTSLIRGSQSLFGLKTEFQLGKTTGTLVFSQQQGEAKTIVAQGGGTMSTFKVNAYDYEDNQHYFLGHYFKDNYDTSLENYPLINSRINITRLEVWVLDQGGANIESQKPIVGIRDLGDGQGVTPNNANNNLYQQISSALGTTRDVVAAYSTLNGRSFPNAQGTPEPFVSGEHFMNNVKARKLTSSEYKYNTQLGYISLNQRLNDNQFVAASFSYTVNGSSQVYKVGEFSEENAVLITKLLKSNVTVKPTSPMWDLMMKNIYSLNSSQLQAQDFLLNVYFKDPSSGGKVNYLAGATYNNNADGNFTKFEQENLLRVFNWDRLNANNDLQTNANGTTGDGIFDFVSGTTVDAENGKVIFTKVQPFGSYLTKILQSNNTKDYVYSDLYTKLKETAKQSNLAQRYTIEGRYKGAQGQGISLGAINVPQGSVKVTANGAQLVEGVDYTVDYMSGTVNIINETVKQSGQAINISLENQLTFNTQRKSFWGLNLERKFNEHLTVGATAVNYTERPLTQKVNYGQEAVSNTMVGFNMMYNNELPFLTRLTDKIPFINTEAPSNLNFKAEGAYLIPGQSKGINDQSYIDDFEQTTSKISLKEPAMWSLASRPEKNKDYPALFPMNVNNDDTTTGNGRGLLSWYTIDPRFYGVGGAAPNGINAQRLSNHASRRVQMQEIYSNRDYVAGEQTLLNTFDITYYPQERGPYNVNPGTETTSQRWAGLMRPISVTNFVTSNIDYVEFWMMDPRADGNNLGSDPKLLLQLGNVSEDVLKDGRLQYENGMPTGSVPSNTTTSKWGTQPKQVPILYAFSSEGDERAQQDLGYDGLSGTQEQEKFGVNFVNPVTNELDPASDNFVFYLSDQFQGDLASSLTERYKYFRGPEGNSAANTLEVATQTPDAEDINRDYNLDQTENYNQYTIDLNPTSMVVGQNKIVDVKEVDVKFENGQAGKVKWYLFRIPVAEYDGVGTSGNTNPYVQDSEASVLNNVRFARLLMKGFDQTSTLRFGSFDLVRSDWRKYTNKIFSETVTAADEGNSADANINSNFNVGSVNLEENAQGTPPYVLPPGIDRQVLSGNAGAQRQNESSLYMKVDNLKGESRGVFKNTSLDMRRYKKLALFVHAENQTNQTTSNTSTLDPNAKFFIRFGSDNTDNYYEYESSLTYTASNATSPLDIWPDANNVDLEIENFVNAKLKRDEFIRNNPNSQIKIDSRYPYADYGDNDKKIYVKGRPSIGNVTTIMIGVRNNDVSSATGKTLVLWVNEIRLSEIENKGGYAGNASLNFNLGDFAMVNANASYASIGFGAIDQKPSERSQDENSAFSINTTVNVDKFLPEKSGMKIPLNYSYTQTMTNPKYNPLDNDVELSKAPNQEELKKVVSTYTQQRSIGVVNMRKERMNPDKKPKFYDVENLNVTAIYNDDFYRDVYTKRNYKQYLNGYLEYNYTFKPYVLKPFNKMVSDTAKSYKYLRWVKEFNFNPVPTRLSFRTILDRNYNELEYRNVDALLSGSGGQDFETIRNRNFFFGWQYSLGFNFTKSLKLEINSETKTLNDQMDVNSMNNKSIFSNPFRAGRPVLYNHRAQLNYRLPFEYLPYLDFINAELSYQFQYNWNARSTAVRNFYNEDTKEYDNLGNISQNTNAIVATSTVDVPKFLGKFSYFRKINETMQKRRQEIDSLGNVYNTAFTKKNSRFKFKNYKFKNKLKPLQAVAYALTSLKQLNVNYNENNGIVLPGLLSAPNFYGYGQTLGGPTIGFLLGSQADIRRTVIENGWVSNSTLMNDAYSELNNRTFTADLQVMPANDLRIDFNVLQNYSRNYVQGGYNVVNDLENYRGYRDAFGTELITYSNTSWSFNTAFKDGAALYQSIKDNALAISQQYEGIKDAEGYTAGYSRSNSYVLIPAFKAAIEGKSPKKMGNPTKAGVPLPNWKLVYSGLRNLPIVNSQFSKFDVLHSYVSTFTMSGVQASVDYFDRDLRDPSTAYDSNGNRYNPYTFTQVGYVESFSPLIGFDVTMRNNMQFRFNYNRDRTYLLGLVNTTLTEELGNEFVVGYGYILKDLKIRINYKGKGRDIKSDLNMRADLSMRDSKTTITNILIDDSQVTGGQKIFSLKLSADYNMSQNLNLKFFYDQMMTKYKISTAFPLSTIRAGITATMTFGGASN; from the coding sequence GTGAAGAAAAATATTTACCTTTATAAATTAACCCTCCTTTTTTTATTTTTTGTAGGCTTTACCAACATTGCTGCGCAAGAAAAACCTGCCGACACTTTGGTGACGGGTAGAAAAGAATTTAGCCTTGGTGATCCCATTCGTTATGATGCCTTTTATGACATCAAAACGGGAATGTATTATCTGTATCCGAAAATCGGAAATTCGGTTGTAGGCTCTCCGATTGCCATGACTTTTGAGGAATACAAGAATTATGTAATGGAAAGCAATCTTCGTACCTATTACGAAGAAAAGTCATTATTAAATGATCTTGGAAGGAGAAAAGATCAGACAGATGCCAAGAAAAAAGGCTTGATTCCGGCTATTACCATCAAAAATAAAATGTTCGAAAATATTTTTGGAAGTAATAAAATTGAATTGATTCCTCAAGGTTTTGCATCATTTGATCTGGGTGGACTTTATCAGAAAATTGATAATCCATTGATTCTTCCTCAGAACAGAACTAGTTTTGCAATTAATATTCAGCAAAGAATTCAATTAGGAATTACCGGTAAAGTTGGAGAAAATCTTCAGTTAAAAGCCAATTACGATACACAAAGTGGATTTGCTTTCGAAAACCGGATGAATATGGTTTGGCAGGCAAAAGGCTCATGGAAAGATCTACAGTCCAAAGGTCTAAATGAAAAAGGACAAGATCCAGAAGATAAAATCATCAAAAGAGTAGAAGTAGGTAATATCAGTATGCCACTTTCTACAAGTTTAATCAGAGGTTCTCAATCTTTATTTGGTCTTAAAACAGAATTCCAGTTGGGTAAAACAACCGGAACTTTGGTGTTTTCACAACAACAAGGTGAAGCTAAAACCATTGTTGCCCAAGGTGGTGGGACGATGAGTACTTTCAAAGTTAATGCTTATGATTACGAAGATAATCAGCACTACTTTTTAGGACATTATTTCAAAGATAATTACGATACATCATTAGAAAATTATCCATTAATCAATTCCAGAATCAATATTACAAGACTTGAAGTTTGGGTTTTGGATCAAGGTGGCGCTAATATCGAATCTCAGAAACCAATTGTCGGAATTAGAGATTTGGGTGATGGACAAGGAGTAACACCAAATAACGCAAATAACAATTTATATCAACAGATCTCTTCTGCATTAGGAACTACAAGAGATGTTGTTGCAGCTTACAGTACTTTGAATGGTAGATCTTTCCCAAATGCTCAAGGAACACCTGAGCCATTTGTTTCGGGAGAACATTTCATGAACAATGTAAAGGCAAGAAAACTGACTTCTTCAGAGTATAAATACAATACACAATTGGGTTATATTTCCCTAAATCAAAGGCTGAATGACAATCAATTTGTTGCGGCTTCATTCTCATATACAGTCAATGGGTCTAGTCAGGTTTATAAAGTCGGAGAGTTTTCTGAAGAAAATGCAGTCTTGATTACAAAACTTTTGAAATCCAATGTTACTGTAAAACCTACATCTCCAATGTGGGATTTGATGATGAAGAATATTTATTCTCTTAATTCAAGTCAACTTCAGGCACAGGATTTCTTATTAAATGTCTACTTCAAAGATCCGTCTTCTGGAGGTAAGGTTAATTACTTGGCTGGTGCTACTTATAATAATAATGCTGATGGTAATTTTACCAAATTTGAGCAAGAGAATCTACTAAGAGTTTTCAACTGGGATAGGTTAAATGCAAATAATGACTTGCAAACCAATGCTAACGGAACAACTGGTGATGGGATATTTGACTTTGTAAGCGGAACAACTGTAGATGCGGAAAATGGAAAAGTAATCTTTACTAAAGTTCAACCGTTTGGTAGCTACCTAACCAAAATCTTACAAAGTAATAATACAAAAGATTATGTCTACAGTGACTTATATACTAAATTAAAAGAAACTGCAAAACAAAGCAACTTAGCGCAACGATACACGATTGAAGGTCGTTATAAAGGTGCTCAAGGACAAGGGATTTCTCTTGGTGCAATCAATGTTCCGCAAGGTTCTGTAAAAGTTACGGCTAATGGCGCTCAGCTTGTAGAAGGTGTAGACTATACTGTAGATTATATGTCTGGAACAGTTAACATCATTAATGAAACAGTAAAACAATCTGGACAGGCAATTAATATTTCACTGGAAAATCAATTAACTTTTAATACTCAGAGAAAAAGTTTCTGGGGATTGAATTTGGAAAGAAAATTCAATGAACATTTGACAGTTGGTGCAACTGCAGTTAATTATACAGAAAGACCATTAACCCAAAAAGTAAATTATGGTCAGGAAGCGGTAAGTAATACAATGGTAGGCTTCAATATGATGTATAACAATGAGCTGCCATTCTTGACGAGATTAACAGATAAAATTCCGTTCATCAATACAGAAGCGCCGTCTAATCTAAACTTTAAAGCTGAAGGAGCTTACTTGATTCCTGGTCAAAGTAAAGGAATCAATGATCAATCTTATATTGATGATTTTGAACAAACCACTTCAAAGATTTCTTTGAAAGAACCTGCAATGTGGAGTTTGGCATCTCGTCCGGAAAAGAATAAGGATTATCCTGCGCTTTTCCCAATGAATGTCAATAATGATGACACAACGACTGGAAACGGAAGAGGGTTGTTATCATGGTACACCATCGATCCCAGATTCTATGGAGTTGGCGGTGCGGCACCAAACGGAATTAATGCCCAAAGACTTTCCAACCATGCATCCAGAAGAGTTCAGATGCAGGAGATCTACAGCAACAGAGATTATGTTGCGGGAGAACAAACGCTTCTTAATACTTTCGATATTACGTATTATCCGCAAGAGAGAGGGCCTTATAATGTCAACCCAGGTACAGAGACAACTTCGCAAAGATGGGCTGGTTTGATGAGACCAATTTCGGTTACCAACTTTGTAACTTCTAATATAGATTATGTAGAATTCTGGATGATGGATCCTCGTGCAGATGGCAATAACTTAGGAAGTGATCCAAAATTATTACTACAATTAGGAAACGTTTCTGAGGATGTTTTGAAAGATGGCAGATTGCAATACGAAAACGGAATGCCAACAGGAAGTGTGCCTTCCAATACAACGACATCCAAATGGGGAACACAGCCAAAACAGGTTCCAATTCTTTATGCTTTCTCATCAGAAGGTGATGAAAGAGCGCAGCAGGATTTAGGTTATGATGGATTAAGTGGGACACAAGAGCAAGAAAAATTTGGTGTTAATTTTGTGAACCCAGTTACGAATGAACTAGATCCGGCTTCAGATAACTTTGTTTTCTATTTGTCAGATCAATTTCAGGGTGATTTAGCTTCTTCATTGACAGAGCGTTATAAATATTTCCGTGGACCTGAAGGTAACTCTGCAGCCAACACATTGGAAGTGGCAACACAAACTCCCGATGCAGAAGATATCAATAGAGATTATAACCTTGATCAGACAGAAAATTATAATCAATATACAATCGACCTTAATCCAACAAGTATGGTGGTGGGGCAGAATAAAATTGTTGATGTAAAAGAAGTTGATGTTAAGTTTGAAAACGGACAGGCTGGGAAAGTAAAATGGTATTTATTTAGAATTCCAGTTGCAGAGTATGATGGAGTAGGTACTTCAGGTAATACTAATCCATATGTTCAGGATTCCGAAGCATCTGTTCTAAATAACGTAAGATTTGCCAGATTATTGATGAAAGGTTTTGACCAGACATCAACATTGAGATTTGGTTCTTTTGATTTAGTACGATCTGATTGGAGAAAATACACAAATAAAATCTTTAGTGAAACTGTTACAGCTGCTGACGAAGGAAATAGCGCAGACGCCAATATTAATTCTAACTTTAATGTAGGAAGTGTCAACTTAGAAGAAAATGCGCAAGGAACGCCTCCTTATGTTTTGCCTCCAGGAATCGACAGACAAGTGTTGAGTGGTAATGCTGGAGCACAAAGACAGAATGAATCTTCTTTGTATATGAAAGTAGATAATCTAAAAGGAGAGTCAAGAGGGGTTTTCAAAAATACAAGTCTGGATATGCGTCGCTACAAAAAATTAGCTTTGTTTGTACATGCGGAAAACCAAACTAACCAAACAACTTCTAATACAAGTACATTAGATCCAAATGCAAAATTCTTTATTCGTTTTGGTAGTGATAATACAGATAACTATTACGAGTATGAGTCTTCTTTAACTTATACGGCAAGTAATGCAACATCACCTTTAGACATTTGGCCAGATGCAAACAATGTAGATTTAGAAATTGAGAATTTTGTCAATGCTAAATTAAAAAGAGATGAGTTTATTAGAAACAACCCTAATTCTCAAATTAAAATAGACTCAAGATATCCTTATGCTGATTATGGAGATAACGACAAAAAGATCTATGTCAAAGGTCGTCCAAGTATTGGTAATGTCACCACTATCATGATTGGTGTTAGGAATAATGATGTAAGTTCTGCAACTGGAAAAACTCTTGTGCTTTGGGTTAACGAAATTCGTTTGTCGGAAATCGAGAACAAAGGTGGTTATGCAGGTAATGCGAGTTTGAACTTCAATCTTGGAGATTTTGCAATGGTGAATGCTAATGCTTCTTATGCATCAATCGGATTTGGAGCAATTGATCAAAAACCATCAGAAAGATCTCAGGATGAGAATTCTGCTTTCAGTATTAATACGACTGTTAACGTAGATAAGTTCTTGCCGGAAAAATCTGGGATGAAGATTCCTTTGAACTACTCTTATACTCAGACAATGACCAATCCAAAATATAATCCTTTGGATAATGATGTTGAATTGTCTAAAGCTCCGAATCAAGAAGAACTTAAAAAAGTAGTCAGCACCTACACACAACAAAGAAGCATCGGAGTTGTGAATATGAGAAAAGAAAGAATGAATCCGGATAAAAAGCCAAAATTCTATGATGTAGAAAACTTAAATGTTACGGCTATTTATAATGATGATTTCTATCGTGATGTTTATACGAAACGTAATTACAAACAATATTTGAATGGTTATTTGGAGTACAACTATACTTTCAAACCGTATGTTCTGAAGCCATTCAACAAAATGGTTAGCGATACAGCGAAATCATACAAATATTTGAGATGGGTTAAAGAATTTAACTTCAATCCGGTTCCTACAAGATTATCTTTCAGAACTATTTTGGATAGAAATTACAATGAGCTAGAATATAGAAATGTTGATGCTTTACTTTCCGGAAGTGGAGGTCAGGATTTTGAAACTATCAGAAACCGAAACTTCTTCTTTGGATGGCAATATAGTTTAGGATTTAATTTTACTAAGTCTTTAAAATTAGAAATCAATTCTGAAACTAAAACATTGAATGACCAGATGGATGTTAATTCTATGAACAACAAATCTATCTTCAGCAATCCATTCAGAGCGGGTCGTCCTGTTTTGTATAACCACAGAGCACAGTTGAATTACAGATTGCCGTTTGAGTATTTGCCATATTTGGATTTCATCAATGCAGAATTGAGTTATCAGTTCCAATATAACTGGAATGCTAGATCAACTGCTGTTAGAAATTTCTATAATGAGGACACTAAGGAGTATGATAATTTGGGTAACATTTCTCAAAATACCAACGCCATTGTAGCGACTTCAACTGTAGATGTTCCGAAGTTTTTAGGTAAGTTCAGCTATTTCAGAAAAATAAATGAAACGATGCAAAAACGTCGTCAAGAGATAGATTCTCTTGGTAATGTTTATAATACAGCATTTACTAAAAAGAATAGCAGATTCAAATTCAAGAATTATAAATTCAAGAATAAGTTGAAACCGCTTCAGGCTGTAGCTTATGCATTAACTTCATTGAAGCAATTGAATGTTAATTACAATGAAAATAATGGAATTGTTTTGCCAGGATTATTATCCGCACCTAACTTCTATGGTTACGGACAAACACTTGGTGGTCCAACTATTGGATTCTTATTAGGATCGCAAGCTGATATCAGAAGAACTGTAATAGAAAATGGATGGGTTTCTAATTCAACATTGATGAATGATGCTTACTCTGAATTGAACAACAGAACCTTTACAGCAGACTTACAAGTTATGCCGGCAAACGATCTTAGAATAGATTTCAATGTGTTGCAGAATTACAGTAGAAATTATGTTCAAGGTGGCTATAATGTGGTTAACGATTTAGAAAACTATCGAGGTTACAGAGATGCTTTCGGAACAGAATTGATTACTTACTCCAATACATCTTGGTCGTTCAATACAGCATTCAAAGATGGTGCTGCACTTTATCAATCTATAAAAGATAATGCATTAGCCATCTCTCAACAGTACGAAGGAATTAAAGATGCGGAAGGTTACACGGCTGGTTACTCCAGAAGTAATTCTTACGTTTTGATTCCGGCTTTCAAAGCTGCTATAGAAGGTAAATCTCCTAAGAAAATGGGCAATCCTACTAAAGCTGGAGTTCCATTACCAAACTGGAAATTAGTTTACTCAGGACTCAGAAACTTACCGATTGTTAACAGTCAATTCTCTAAGTTTGATGTTTTACATTCTTATGTTTCAACATTTACGATGTCTGGTGTTCAGGCGAGTGTAGATTATTTTGACAGAGACCTTAGAGATCCAAGCACAGCTTATGACTCCAATGGTAACCGATATAATCCTTATACATTTACACAAGTTGGATATGTAGAATCGTTCTCTCCGTTGATTGGTTTTGATGTAACGATGAGAAACAATATGCAGTTCCGTTTCAACTACAATAGAGATAGAACTTACTTGTTAGGGTTAGTTAATACAACATTGACGGAGGAGTTAGGAAACGAGTTCGTCGTAGGTTACGGATACATTTTGAAAGACCTTAAGATTAGAATTAATTATAAAGGAAAAGGTAGAGACATCAAGAGTGATCTTAATATGAGAGCAGACTTATCAATGAGAGATAGTAAAACAACCATTACCAATATCTTGATAGACGACTCTCAGGTAACAGGAGGACAAAAGATTTTCAGCCTCAAGTTATCCGCAGATTATAATATGTCACAAAATCTGAACCTGAAATTCTTCTACGATCAGATGATGACCAAGTATAAGATTTCAACAGCCTTCCCGCTGTCAACCATCAGAGCTGGTATTACAGCAACGATGACATTCGGAGGAGCTAGTAATTAA